From the genome of Metarhizium brunneum chromosome 4, complete sequence, one region includes:
- the wee1 gene encoding Mitosis inhibitor protein kinase wee1: protein MSFSNGGGTLALPSPTHAHHMDVSSAVRSLRRSISRSPSKFLSRTSSQSSDSSRQASPQSPCRRFGATPQRQYISPSQPQTAPPAITSTHASTPHQSSVLTPLRPSVRLSLRSAKSAKTTSTSSRPLARARASPKSPLKRAFSAAPDSGNPGQPSVTSSPTSATPRGQDNKSSPRSAHSPGEKPSRHSFHLDVSGSSQYAALKALETPSSESYMVSTTGALKRSDATMNLDYPNQGSPASKRRSLHGVASFGPSGEFNIFGANTSSSQSFDIHEDPHASEYELTGANNGLVNSNREPLSSPSPVANLPRRSSSLRKSTLQQRYGEKGSWGRRTGERQLAQMGGDNSTPVRNRPRLSTDHFLPPPVPRDSPFNAGSPLPNASIHPLDNKGQHQPHPLSKTLTTSTSGNSLTEEPSGYAPGPKAADRPRPHIFSRSLPLNATRPTARSTNDHTKAVATPSRSHQLWIAAFNSTGLISKVNRNPEEEADRKLAPPDTPCKKHTNPFATFPPPVGSAIKRKGNSRNSFAGLPSTPFHSSSSRAPDTFGQPAKGLSIFQRGSASHSSRRGSILSLEGEDRKLFCDSNELPSISDGDIPPTPTKTTTLTTSLSNLSEQSLESPSANRTFILPLSAVKPAASRESTRSPVDGRRTPQTPQESLLPLDTSRLSISQAPDNVNDNTMPPPVTPTACRDFRSSTSIFVTPVNARTSSLDIDASLYSRFDKVEQVGKGEFSTVYRVTKLEHVSAFMLGNTTPSHSASRSPAKGQVFAVKKSRHSYYGHKDRETKLREVRTLQALTHAEHVVQYVDHWEDNFHLYIQTEFCEEGTLEKFLGNVGRGGRLDDFRIFKILQDLCLGLKEIHHAGFMHLDMKPANILITFEGVLKIGDFGLAQPCTSTEGVDVEGDREYMAPEMLKGKAGQSADVFSLGLMTLEAAANVVLPDNGPTWIALRSGDLSEVPSLTWTPSLEVQRDAIGNPTESAHSDDLQEGKTRSASNLFGSFKRSELQQAPEFMLEAFHPSSLDSIVKWMTAQEPAARPLIDQVLELEGLRWVAEHRNAPATVYEGNWGPAEMFPVSIANDSDTEMTDV, encoded by the exons ATGTCCTTCTCCAACGGTGGAGGTACACTGGCTCTGCCGTCACCCACACATGCCCATCATATGGACGTGTCGTCGGCAGTGCGCAGTCTTAGACGCTCCATCTCCCGATCACCATCAAAGTTCTTGTCGCGAACAAGCTCACAAAGCTCGGATAGCTCACGACAAGCTTCACCCCAGTCGCCTTGCCGACGTTTCGGCGCGACTCCTCAGCGACAATATATCTCACCGTCACAACCCCAAACCGCTCCTCCAGCAATCACGTCAACACATGCATCAACGCCTCACCAATCATCTGTTCTAACTCCTCTCCGCCCAAGTGTTCGACTGTCGTTGCGTTCCGCCAAATCTGCCAAGACAACATCAACGTCATCTCGCCCGCTGGCTCGTGCGCGGGCTTCACCAAAGAGTCCCCTCAAACGAGCCTTCAGTGCTGCTCCCGATTCTGGTAATCCGGGCCAGCCATCGGTTACGTCTTCACCCACGTCAGCCACCCCGCGTGGCCAGGACAACAAGTCATCGCCTCGATCCGCGCATAGCCCTGGAGAAAAACCATCACGCCATAGCTTTCACTTGGACGTGTCAGGGTCATCACAATACGCAGCACTCAAGGCCTTGGAGACCCCCAGCAGTGAATCTTACATGGTCTCAACGACTGGCGCGTTGAAGCGCAGTGATGCGACGATGAACCTGGATTATCCTAATCAAGGCAGCCCGGCCTCAAAGCGGCGTAGCTTACATGGAGTTGCCAGTTTTGGTCCATCTGGGGAGTTCAACATATTTGGCGCAAACACGTCATCGTCACAAAGCTTCGACATCCATGAGGACCCGCACGCATCAGAGTATGAACTAACCGGAGCAAACAATGGCCTTGTTAACTCAAACCGGGAACCTCTCTCTTCTCCCAGCCCGGTAGCAAATCTTCCGAGGCGATCTTCTTCGCTGCGAAAGTCAACCTTGCAGCAGAGGTACGGTGAGAAGGGCTCATGGGGTCGAAGAACTGGAGAAAGACAACTCGCACAAATGGGCGGTGATAATTCCACACCGGTTCGAAATCGCCCTCGTCTTTCTACAGATCATTTCCTTCCTCCCCCAGTACCTCGAGACAGCCCATTCAATGCGGGAAGCCCTCTGCCTAATGCTTCCATTCACCCATTGGACAACAAAGGGCAACATCAACCTCACCCTTTATCCAAAACCCTCACAACCTCCACCTCTGGCAACAGCTTGACAGAGGAACCTTCTGGGTATGCACCGGGCCCTAAAGCTGCTGATAGGCCAAGACCACATATATTTTCCCGATCTTTGCCCCTGAACGCAACCAGACCAACTGCACGCTCTACCAATGACCATACCAAGGCTGTTGCTACGCCCAGTCGGTCCCACCAGCTGTGGATTGCCGCTTTCAACTCCACGGGCCTTATATCCAAGGTTAATCGAAATCCTGAGGAAGAGGCCGACAGGAAACTTGCGCCGCCAGACACGCCTTGCAAGAAGCATACTAATCCCTTTGCCACATTCCCTCCTCCAGTTGGCAGCGCAATAAAGAGAAAGGGTAACAGCCGAAACTCTTTCGCTGGCCTTCCTTCAACACCTttccattcatcatcatcacgaGCTCCCGACACCTTTGGTCAACCTGCCAAGGGACTTTCTATTTTCCAACGCGGCTCCGCTTCACATAGTTCGCGCCGTGGCAGCATTCTAAGCCTAGAGGGCGAAGATAGAAAGTTATTTTGCGACAGTAACGAACTGCCAAGTATTTCCGATGGAGATATTCCGCCGACACCAACCAAAACGACAACTCTCACCACGAGCTTGAGCAATCTTAGTGAGCAATCACTTGAAAGCCCAAGTGCTAACCGAACATTCATTTTGCCGCTTTCTGCCGTCAAACCAGCGGCGTCACGGGAATCAACTA GAAGCCCAGTTGATGGCCGCAGGACTCCTCAAACACCACAAGAGTCATTGCTTCCTTTGGATACAAGCCGTCTGTCTATTTCACAGGCGCCTGATAATGTAAATGACAACACCATGCCCCCACCAGTCACTCCTACCGCTTGTCGTGACTTCCGATCATCCACCAGCATTTTTGTCACACCGGTCAATGCCCGTACCAGTAGCCTGGATATCGATGCTAGCCTGTACTCGAGGTTTGACAAAGTTGAGCAAGTAGGCAAGGGCGAGTTCTCTACCGTGTACCGCGTGACCAAACTTGAGCATGTCAGTGCATTTATGCTGGGCAATACCACCCCAAGTCACAGCGCCAGCCGCAGCCCTGCCAAGGGCCAAGTCTTTGCGGTCAAGAAGAGCCGACACTCTTATTATGGACACAAAGATCGGGAGACGAAGCTCCGCGAGGTGCGCACTCTTCAGGCATTGACGCATGCCGAGCACGTTGTTCAGTATGTTGATCATTGGGAAGACAACTTTCACCTTTATATCCAGACAGAATTTTGTGAGGAGGGCACTTTGGAGAAGTTTCTAGGGAACGTGGGGCGAGGTGGCCGGTTGGACGATTTCCGCATCTTTAAGATTTTGCAAGATCTATGCTTG GGATTGAAAGAGATCCATCATGCTGGATTTATGCATTTGGATATGAAACCGGCAAACATTCTCATCACTTTTGAAGGAGTGCTGAAGATTGGTGACTTCGGCCTGGCTCAGCCATGCACGTCAACAGAAGGCGTCGATGTAGAGGGCGACCGCGAATACATGGCTCCCGAGATGCTCAAAGGCAAAGCCGGTCAATCCGCTGACGTCTTCTCGTTGGGTCTAATGACGTTGGAGGCCGCTGCAAACGTGGTACTTCCAGACAACGGTCCCACCTGGATCGCCTTGAGATCAGGGGATCTATCCGAGGTTCCTAGTCTCACCTGGACACCTTCACTCGAAGTCCAGAGGGATGCCATTGGAAACCCCACCGAGTCTGCACACAGCGATGATcttcaagaaggaaaaacaaGAAGTGCTAGTAACTTGTTCGGTTCGTTTAAGCGATCAGAACTACAGCAGGCCCCCGAATTCATGCTTGAGGCATTTCACCCCAGTTCGCTTGACTCTATTGTAAAATGGATGACGGCGCAGGAACCAGCAGCCCGCCCTCTAATCGACCAAgtccttgagcttgaaggCCTTCGATGGGTCGCTGAGCACCGCAATGCACCTGCAACAGTGTACGAAGGAAACTGGGGCCCCGCTGAGATGTTTCCCGTTTCTATTGCCAATGACAGCGATACGGAAATGACCGACGTCTGA